ACCCGGCTGGCGCCTAAGCTTTTGGGGGTCGGTGCGGATGAAGCCGTCCTTGATCTCTGTGCTTCGCCCGGTGGCAAGACCCTGCAATTGGCGCAGGCAGCCGCCCGCACCGGCGGCCGGGTCGTCGCGATCGACCTGCCGGGGCCGCGGATGATTCGACTGCGCGAAAACACCCGACGACACGCCGACTGGCCCATTTCTCTCCTGGGCGCCGATGTCCGGGACCTGAATGCCGACCTGCTCCGGTCCCACGGACTGCCCGCGATTTACGATGGCGTGCTCATCGATGTGCCCTGTTCCAATACCGGAGTCCTGAGGCATCGGGTCGACGCCAAATGGCGACTTAAGGAAGCGGATCTGGACAATCTGACCCGCCTGCAGAGTCACCTCCTGGAGGCGGCATCCCGATTGGTGCGGCCGGGAGGAAGCTTGGTCTACAGCACCTGCAGTCTGGAACGGGAGGAGAATGACGGGGTGGTCGAGACGTTTGTCGCCGCTCATCCCGGATTTGAGCGCGGGGAGGGCGGGGTGGCCCTGCCCTGGGAATCAGGCCATGACGGAGCCGGCAGTTTTCTATTGCGGCGGAAGCCCTGAGCCACGGAGATTTTCTTGAGAATGAAACGGCCCGCACTTAAAGCGCCCCTCGCGCTGACCGGCGATTACCTTTCGCCGCGTTACGAGCCGACCCTGGTCGCGCGGGCCTTTCCTTCGCTTGTCTTTTATTCCCGGATCCTCGGGATTGTCCGCCGCGCCTTCCTCGCGGCACGCAAGGGGCGATTCGATCAGAATCAGTTGAAGATCCAGGCCCAGGAGACCATTCGCGCCCTCGAACGGCAGGGAGTGCGGATTTCGGTCACCGGAGTGGCGCACTTCCGCGCGATCGATGGCCCCTGCGTCTTTGTGGGCAACCACATGAGCACCTTGGAAACCTTCGTGCTTCCGGGACTGGTCGTTCCCTTCAAGCCGCTGACCTTTGTCGTCAAGCAGAGTCTGGTCAGCATGCCCGTCTTCGGGCCGATCATGCGTTCCTGTGATCCGCTCGTGGTCGGGCGGAGCAATCCGCGGGAGGATCTGCGGACCATGCTTGAGGGAGGGGCCGAGCGCCTCGCCCGGGGATTGTCGATCGCCGTCTTTCCCCAAACCACCCGGACGACCCGCTTCGAACCCGAAGCCTTCAACAGCATCGGGACCAAGATGGCGAAGAAAGCCGGGGTGCCGGTGGTTCCCCTGGCCATCCGTTCCGATGCCTGGTCCACCGGTCGACTGGTCCGCGATTTCGGACCCTTCCGACCTGAACTGCCCGTCCACTTTGCTTTCAGTGAGCCGATCATGATCGAAGGCAATGGCAAGGAGGCCCACGAGACGACGATCGATTTCATCCGCTCTCACCTCGGTGCCTGGTATGCGCAAGTGCCGCTGTTGAATCCCTCCTGATAACACGTACGGCAGGTGGAGTGGAATGGATCCCATGGTTCCGCCTTTACATAATCGGCGATGCCAAGTCTTGTGTGTTCAAGGTTCGAGTCGTAGAAACAGAAATGACCCGACTTGCAACATGCTTGCTTGGCTTGTTGGTGGTGGTGGCCGCGGCCCGAATCACCCGGGCCCAAACGCAGACCGGAACCCTTGGAACAATGGATACTCACAATATCTGGCCGGATGGAAGGGTGTGTGCCGTTTCCTTGAGCTATGACGACAGCCTGCCGGTGCACTACCTTGAGGTGGCGCCGATGCTGGAACAGCACGGCATGCGCGCGACTTTTTATCTTCCCGTGTTAAGCATCGAGAATCCCGATGCCTGGAAGGCGGTGGCGTTGCAGGGCCACGAATTGGGCAACCATTCACTGTTCCATCCCTGCCGGCGTGATGAAGGCAACGCCTACTGGCTGGCGGAATACTACGATTTGGGGGACTATACGCCCGGACGTTTTCGTGACGAACTCAAGGTGGCCGATCTTGTGCTCGACCTGCTCGATGGCGGCAAACCCCGGACTTACGGAAATAACTGCACCAATCTCACCATTGGTCGGGGTGAGTTGGAGGAACCCATGGATCCGATCCTCGCGCAGCTGTTTGTGGCCGCGCGGGGCGCGATCACCAACCGTCCCGTCGATCCCAACCGCCCCGAGTTCACCCGGCTCGGACACTACAGCGGCGACGGCAGGACATTCGAGCAAATCAGGGCCGAGATCGAAGCGGCCCACGCGAAAGGGGGCTGGATCATCTACATGATCCACGGTGTGGGCCAGGGTACGCACAGTCTGTTCATCGATGATGAGGAACACCGGAAGCTGATCGAATGGCTCGACCAGGAACGTGCCTCGATCTGGACTGCCCCCGTCGTCGAAGTGGCGCAGCACCTCAAAGAGGCGGTGTCGGGCGACTGAAAATCCGCCCAGCCCAATGGACGAACCTCAACACTTGACGCAAGAGTCTCCATGCGATCCGACCGCCTGATCGGCTTCCTGCATGACAGGGCTTCCGGCAGAATCGTTCTCGGCTGGTTTGTTGTGACAATGGCGGTCTACCTGGTGATGCTGGGAATTACCATTCCCCGCGTGCAGCGTTTTGCTCCGGAGTCGACCCTGTTCAATCTCTCGCCCACGGGTTACTCCCGCCAGGAGGCATTGTCACTGCTTGAATCCCTCGGACCTGAAGGCAGAAGTGCGTATCTTTTTCCCCAACTCGTTCTCGACTTCGTCTACCCCGGGTTGTTTGCCGTCTGTTTCTCGCTCATGTTTGTCTGGCTCTACTCCCGGCGGTTTCGGCCCGATTCCGGGTTTCTCTACCTGGCGCTGCTTCCGATGCTTGCCGGCCTCTTTGACTACGGCGAAAACCTGCTGATCATCCGGATGATCACAGAATTCCCGAACGTATCCAGGAAGTTGATCGCGGCGGCCAACGTTTTCAGGATGTTGAAGAGCGCGTTCTCAACCGCGTCGTTCCTTTTGCTGATGGTGGGGTTTGTCCTGCTCCTGAAGAAGCGATCAACCGGGGGACCTTCATTTGGAAATCAGTCTTGAGACGGGGGAGGGACAGGAGTGCTGAAAAGAGGACGTCGATCCATGAAATTCCATCCGTTGCCAACAGCCATCATACTTTTCGCTGTTGCGACGATCTGATGCCTTCGACAGGCACGTTCCACCCATGAGGTCCGCGAATAGCCGGTGGCCATCTACGACGGGGCCGCAGCGGGATCCGAATTGTTTGCCGGCGCATTGGCCGTAGCGGAGGACTAGGGCGAATCGACATTCAAATTGCGCTGCTGGTGAGAAGAGAAGCGGAAGCAGCGCAAGGCGGTGGCACGGAAGGCGTGCTGGAAGCACGTGTCCGTGCCACCAACGCCGCGACCTTCCGCTTCGCTCTCATCCTTCGGACGGGTCTGCGGAAGCGCTCAGCCGCGTTCCTTTTGCGACAGAAGCCCTTCAAGGGATTCTCGCCGCAAAAGCGCCTTGCTGAGGCCCTCCCGCAGTTCCCGCCAGCGCACAATTTGAATGTCGATTCGCCCTAGTGTGGTGTCCGATAAATAATGTAACGTAAAGCGAGGCGCCAAAAGGCCTTGGGCAAGGCGGCCGAGTGGGTGCATGCCCGTAAGGCCTGTGCGCACTCGGGCAACGCCAGCCAAGGCCATTTGCCGTCTCGCCCGCAGGGCCATGCGCTTTTGGCACCCATCCGCGTTGGTCTGAGGCAGGAGGGCCTACCGGCCCGCAGGCCTCAACCCGCCTTGATGGAGCGGCCAAAATCGCTATGGCTTTATGACACAGGATTTATCTGACACCACACTAGGTCATGGTTCCGAATGATGTGGATCAGGCGGCTCAACCGGGGGGCGCTCTGCAGTATGGGAATCCGATCGCACCTGGCTTGTCTGGGATTGTCATACACGACGCTGACGGCAGTCAGCTGACCACATGGAACACCGGAGAAGTGTGGGATGCAGAACGACGTGATTCTGTCAGGTCTCGGCCTTTCTCAATATGTAGGCGCCGGAAAAGTGGAACCGACAAGGTCGGCTGAACCGGATTGGAAGAACGCGAATCCGTGTTCCCGGACCGGGCTTAGTGTTGGTTGCCCTGAGCTTCCCATAAAGCTTTTGACAGGACCATTCTTTGAACCAACGCTGATTCGGCCCTTACCCCACCCCCAACGGCTGCCCCTGGAGGGTTTTCCCACGGATCCCCATCGGTCACAACCCTGCCATTACACCGGACCTCGAAATGAATCCTTCCAAGCAGCCAAGGACATCCACCCAGAACGGTAGACTGTGGGGCGCGCGCGCTAAAGACTGGGCGGAGATTCAGGAAGGGCAGTTCAGCAATGCCTATCAGGCAGTGTTTGACCAGTGCGGATTGGGCGCTGATACGGACTATTGCGATGTCGGTTGCGGGGCCGGTATGGCAGCTCTGCTGGCATCCGATCGTGGCGCTAGAGTTTCGGGTCTCGATGCCTCACATAATCTGCTCGGCATCGCAAGGCAACGGGTTCCGGAGGGCGACTATCGAATCGGAGATCTGGAGGAACTCCCGTTTCCGGATGGTGCCTTTGACCTCGTGACAAGCTTCAATGCGGTTCAGTACGCGGCCAATCCGCGGGCGGCTCTTGCCGAGGCGAGACGAATTGCGAAGCCTGCTGGCCGCATCGTTGTCATGACCTGGGGTGATCCGGAAGGCATGGAAGCAGCCGCTCTCGTTGCTGCGCTGAAGGCGCTCCTGCCACAACCGCCACCAGGTGCCCCGGGACCGTTCGCGTTGTCAGACGAAGGCGCGCTTCGGGCATTCGCCGAGAGCGGCGGACTCCAGACGCTGAGTGTCACCGACGTGGCGTGCCATTGGCACTACCCGGATCTCGAGAATGCCCTGCGTGGGCTTGGCTCATCGGGTGTCGCGGCAAAAGCGGCCGAGCACTCGGGTGCTGACGCAGTTGACGCCGCTCATGAGGCGGCGTTCGAACCCTATCGCCAAGATGACGGAAGCTACAAAATCGGAGCGTCATTCAGGTGGTTGGTGGCCTCACCCTGATCAAGGCGTCCAGCGGTTTGGAGTCTCCGCTCCGGCTACGCTCAGTCAGGGTACCCCCAAGGCATTGCAGACAGGTCGGCACGATCCCGACCGTCCATCGAAGTCCCGTTTTGCTCTCAGCTGCCGTCTTCCGATTTTGACGGCTCGGTCAGGAGCAGGGCGGTCAGAAAGGAAGGGACGAGAAGGGCGGCGCCCAGCAGGTAGGACCAGTTGGAGCCGAACCACCAGAAAACGAAACTGGCGATGATCGGCCCGGTGGCTCGTCCGAGGGAACCGAGGGAGCGGAAGGTCCCGAGGACGCGTCCCTGATGGCTTGCGTTGGTGTAGAGGGAGACGAGGGCGGTCAGGGACGGGGTGGTCAGGCCGGAGCCAAGGCCCATCACGGTCAATCCGACATAGAGAAGGGTGGGCGATGGCGCCAGGCCGAGGATCACGAAAGCGGCCATGACCAAAGCGAGCCCGGTGATGGCCATGCGCCGTTCGCCGACTTTCGGAGCGGCCCGGCGGACGATCAGGCCCTGAGTGATGATCAGGATCAAGCCGACATAAACCATCATGCCGGTGATCTGAACCGTGCTGAAGTCGAAGCGACTGACCGCGAGGAAGGAGAGGGTGAACTCCATCCCGGCGAAGGCGAAGATGAAGAGAAAGTAGACGTGATTTGTCCGGCGAACGGGCGGTTCGTGACGGGCCAATAGCAGGGCGATGGGATTGCGCGAAGCGATCGAGGCGGTGGAACGCCTTTCGGGCGGCAGGCTCTCTGAGAAGCGCCTCCAGATCCAGAAAAGATTGAGGCAGGCCAGGAGGAAGGCGACGGTGGCCGCGCCCGAGAAGGGGTTGACTCCGAGGGAGGCGAGCTGGGGGAAGTGGTCGAGAGGATTGACCAGGGAGAAGACGCCCCCGATGGCCGGTCCGGTCACAAAGCCGAGACCGAAGGCCGCGCCGATCAGTCCCATTCCTTTGGCACGATCGGCCCGGGAAGTGACGTCCGCCACCGCAGCAGTGGCCACGGAGATGTTGCCGCTCATCAGACCGCCGCAGAGCCGGGCCAGTACAAGAAGAAGGAAATTCCCGCTGAAGATCCAGATCAGGTAGCTCAGGGCTGTCCCGCTCACCGTGAGCAGGAGGATGGAGCGGCGACCAAAACGATCGGAAAGAGCCCCCCAGAAGGGAGAAAAAGCGAATTGCAGGAAAGCGTAAAGTGATCCAAGGACGCCGCCAAAGAGAACGGGGGTGAAATGGCCGCCGGTGCCGGCCGCTGTCGAGAGCCGGTCAAGGAATCCCAGTAGT
This is a stretch of genomic DNA from Opitutaceae bacterium. It encodes these proteins:
- a CDS encoding polysaccharide deacetylase family protein; translated protein: MSYDDSLPVHYLEVAPMLEQHGMRATFYLPVLSIENPDAWKAVALQGHELGNHSLFHPCRRDEGNAYWLAEYYDLGDYTPGRFRDELKVADLVLDLLDGGKPRTYGNNCTNLTIGRGELEEPMDPILAQLFVAARGAITNRPVDPNRPEFTRLGHYSGDGRTFEQIRAEIEAAHAKGGWIIYMIHGVGQGTHSLFIDDEEHRKLIEWLDQERASIWTAPVVEVAQHLKEAVSGD
- a CDS encoding lysophospholipid acyltransferase family protein, whose protein sequence is MKRPALKAPLALTGDYLSPRYEPTLVARAFPSLVFYSRILGIVRRAFLAARKGRFDQNQLKIQAQETIRALERQGVRISVTGVAHFRAIDGPCVFVGNHMSTLETFVLPGLVVPFKPLTFVVKQSLVSMPVFGPIMRSCDPLVVGRSNPREDLRTMLEGGAERLARGLSIAVFPQTTRTTRFEPEAFNSIGTKMAKKAGVPVVPLAIRSDAWSTGRLVRDFGPFRPELPVHFAFSEPIMIEGNGKEAHETTIDFIRSHLGAWYAQVPLLNPS
- a CDS encoding class I SAM-dependent methyltransferase, translating into MNPSKQPRTSTQNGRLWGARAKDWAEIQEGQFSNAYQAVFDQCGLGADTDYCDVGCGAGMAALLASDRGARVSGLDASHNLLGIARQRVPEGDYRIGDLEELPFPDGAFDLVTSFNAVQYAANPRAALAEARRIAKPAGRIVVMTWGDPEGMEAAALVAALKALLPQPPPGAPGPFALSDEGALRAFAESGGLQTLSVTDVACHWHYPDLENALRGLGSSGVAAKAAEHSGADAVDAAHEAAFEPYRQDDGSYKIGASFRWLVASP
- a CDS encoding MFS transporter, which produces MDLLRRTTRHALSNAAQSHPGAQPAENPLSLGVIFLTLYLDLVGFSIIFPLYPEMLTYYLELDGNSGLLAGLLGFLDRLSTAAGTGGHFTPVLFGGVLGSLYAFLQFAFSPFWGALSDRFGRRSILLLTVSGTALSYLIWIFSGNFLLLVLARLCGGLMSGNISVATAAVADVTSRADRAKGMGLIGAAFGLGFVTGPAIGGVFSLVNPLDHFPQLASLGVNPFSGAATVAFLLACLNLFWIWRRFSESLPPERRSTASIASRNPIALLLARHEPPVRRTNHVYFLFIFAFAGMEFTLSFLAVSRFDFSTVQITGMMVYVGLILIITQGLIVRRAAPKVGERRMAITGLALVMAAFVILGLAPSPTLLYVGLTVMGLGSGLTTPSLTALVSLYTNASHQGRVLGTFRSLGSLGRATGPIIASFVFWWFGSNWSYLLGAALLVPSFLTALLLTEPSKSEDGS